In Catenulispora sp. MAP5-51, the following proteins share a genomic window:
- a CDS encoding nuclear transport factor 2 family protein produces MTISIEELAIRLDRVESELALHRLAHDYCVGADHRDLARWESVWAPDAVWEAGPDRVLTGIDAICAAVREQWETFPVMQHATANHTVEVAGSTATGRSDLVLLLQLPDLRWVVGGGTYEDEYRRDGGGWRITRRRVVHPFDLAPLAANTGVGHVEEDGTYVGGQETNESGS; encoded by the coding sequence ATGACGATCTCGATAGAGGAACTGGCCATACGCCTCGACCGCGTCGAATCAGAACTGGCGCTGCACCGCCTCGCGCACGACTACTGCGTCGGCGCCGACCACCGCGACCTGGCGCGCTGGGAGTCGGTCTGGGCACCGGACGCCGTCTGGGAAGCCGGCCCGGACCGGGTGCTGACCGGCATCGACGCCATCTGCGCCGCGGTGCGGGAGCAGTGGGAGACCTTCCCCGTGATGCAGCACGCCACCGCCAACCACACCGTCGAGGTCGCCGGCTCGACCGCGACCGGCCGCAGCGACCTGGTCCTGCTGCTCCAGCTGCCGGACCTGCGCTGGGTGGTCGGCGGCGGCACGTACGAGGACGAGTACCGGCGCGACGGCGGGGGGTGGCGCATCACCCGCCGGCGCGTCGTGCACCCCTTCGATCTGGCCCCGCTCGCGGCGAACACCGGCGTCGGGCACGTCGAGGAGGACGGAACCTACGTCGGCGGCCAGGAGACCAATGAATCGGGATCCTGA